A part of Nitrospirota bacterium genomic DNA contains:
- a CDS encoding mechanosensitive ion channel family protein — protein sequence MDDNFKNILIPAIISLLSMVILFIVRGVAAKTLQRWADKTETDIDDIIISAIKTPSIYLTIAIGLYIGVAISGLPENYVFYISKAIHVIVIMSIAFAIAGLSGKILDHYIRKSNLPIPSTGLAHGIVKITIIILGVLITLSVLGISIAPLITAMGVGGLAVALALQDTLSNLFAGIHILVEKSVKVGDFVRLESGQEGYVDDITWRTTRIRMLPNNMVIIPNNKLSQSIVTNYSLPDKEMAISIPISVSYNADPDRVEQVLTEEMEKAADEIHEICGTSSSVRFHKLGESSIDFEIVCHIREYENQKSVQHQILKRVFKRFREEGIEIPYPQRVVYVKRQVRGNS from the coding sequence ATGGACGATAATTTTAAAAATATCCTCATACCTGCAATAATTTCATTGCTGTCAATGGTTATCCTGTTTATTGTCAGGGGTGTTGCGGCTAAGACACTGCAACGCTGGGCAGATAAGACTGAGACTGATATTGATGATATTATCATCAGTGCAATTAAGACCCCTTCAATTTACCTGACTATTGCAATTGGTCTTTATATCGGGGTTGCAATATCCGGATTACCTGAGAATTATGTCTTTTATATCTCAAAGGCAATACATGTAATAGTTATCATGTCTATTGCTTTTGCTATTGCCGGTCTCTCAGGCAAGATACTTGACCACTACATCAGGAAATCAAATCTCCCCATCCCATCAACCGGTCTTGCACACGGTATTGTTAAGATTACGATTATTATTCTTGGAGTACTGATAACGCTTAGCGTGTTAGGCATATCCATTGCCCCTCTGATCACTGCAATGGGTGTCGGAGGTCTTGCTGTAGCACTTGCACTTCAGGATACACTGTCAAATCTTTTCGCAGGTATTCACATACTGGTGGAGAAGTCAGTGAAGGTGGGGGATTTTGTAAGGCTCGAATCAGGTCAGGAGGGATATGTAGATGATATTACCTGGAGGACTACCCGAATCAGGATGCTTCCGAATAATATGGTGATTATACCTAACAATAAACTTTCTCAGAGCATTGTAACAAACTATTCACTCCCTGATAAGGAGATGGCCATCTCAATCCCAATATCCGTAAGCTATAACGCAGACCCTGATAGAGTAGAACAGGTACTTACTGAAGAGATGGAAAAGGCGGCTGATGAGATACATGAAATTTGCGGGACATCATCTTCAGTCAGATTTCACAAACTTGGTGAATCATCCATTGATTTTGAGATTGTCTGCCATATCCGTGAGTATGAAAATCAGAAGTCTGTACAGCATCAGATATTGAAGAGGGTGTTTAAAAGATTCAGGGAAGAAGGCATTGAGATTCCATATCCGCAGAGAGTGGTGTATGTAAAAAGACAGGTAAGAGGTAATAGTTAA
- a CDS encoding DUF4388 domain-containing protein, producing the protein MALEGSIKDFGIADIFQLINLQKKSGVLTIQNGEAVASINFSVGEIVYAVSTKMGENEKVGRLLIGLGKLSEKALEDALIVQQNTGGKIGHILTASGAISEDDLKDVLQIQIKDVIFQAFRWKNGWYKFDAQEIEYEKEYQIPIPTDFILMEGIRMLDEWPYIESHISSENIIFSQSLKGEEAESLFSSLTPEEMSVFNLIDGQRDIRMIKQLVNLTEFDVFKNIAALKVAGLIEEITSTPPLNLLPQGEGELRSSSDESNMSGALTKVDENGWDKNVPPIHNISLDRRGFPTPPEGFDVPLHEEKNEKRRIWTAVQIAILIFIVSSIFIFFSIREIAGIKDYSSAYDRLKKSSAVDEMTSLRNAITFYQKANGKLSESLESLYQEHFISEDIITDPWGNKFVFEPLPQGYSIYSKGPDGLSGSSDDIK; encoded by the coding sequence ATGGCATTAGAAGGTTCTATAAAAGACTTCGGCATTGCCGATATATTTCAGCTCATCAACCTCCAGAAAAAGAGCGGTGTACTCACAATCCAAAACGGTGAGGCTGTTGCATCAATAAATTTCTCCGTAGGAGAGATAGTCTATGCTGTATCAACCAAAATGGGAGAGAATGAGAAGGTCGGGAGGCTTCTTATAGGGTTAGGGAAGCTGTCTGAAAAGGCGCTTGAAGATGCCCTTATTGTTCAGCAGAATACAGGTGGAAAAATCGGTCACATACTTACGGCCTCCGGTGCAATTTCAGAGGATGATCTGAAAGATGTTTTACAGATACAGATAAAAGATGTGATATTTCAGGCATTCAGATGGAAGAACGGATGGTATAAATTTGATGCACAGGAGATTGAATATGAAAAGGAGTATCAGATACCGATTCCAACTGATTTCATCCTTATGGAAGGTATCCGGATGCTTGATGAATGGCCATACATTGAATCCCATATCTCATCAGAGAATATAATCTTTTCTCAATCATTAAAAGGTGAAGAAGCAGAGTCATTATTTTCCTCTTTAACCCCGGAGGAGATGAGTGTCTTCAATCTGATTGACGGGCAGAGGGATATACGTATGATCAAACAACTTGTAAATCTTACAGAGTTTGATGTCTTCAAAAACATAGCTGCATTAAAAGTAGCGGGGCTTATAGAGGAGATAACATCCACTCCTCCCCTTAACCTCCTCCCGCAAGGGGAGGGTGAGCTGCGCTCATCTTCGGATGAATCGAACATGAGCGGGGCGCTCACAAAGGTGGATGAAAATGGATGGGACAAGAATGTCCCACCTATCCATAATATATCTCTGGATAGGCGGGGTTTTCCAACCCCGCCGGAGGGATTTGACGTACCCCTTCATGAAGAAAAAAATGAAAAGAGACGTATCTGGACCGCTGTTCAGATTGCTATATTGATATTTATTGTTAGTTCCATTTTTATATTTTTCTCAATTAGAGAGATTGCCGGTATCAAGGATTATTCTTCAGCTTATGATAGATTAAAGAAATCCTCAGCAGTAGATGAGATGACCTCCCTGAGAAATGCAATTACATTTTATCAGAAGGCAAACGGTAAATTGTCGGAATCCCTTGAATCGCTTTATCAAGAACATTTCATTAGCGAAGATATTATAACGGACCCATGGGGTAATAAATTTGTCTTTGAACCACTGCCGCAAGGTTACAGTATTTACAGCAAAGGCCCGGACGGTCTTTCAGGAAGTAGTGATGATATAAAGTAA
- the plsY gene encoding glycerol-3-phosphate 1-O-acyltransferase PlsY — MNSYFIKILLTVVSYFTGAIPFGLIISMFMGAGDIRKMGSGNIGATNVLRTTGKLGGAITLLLDALKGFIPVLIARQLWGIDSWTLVIAFAAVIGHNFPVYLKFKGGKGVATSYGVLFALWPYAGFITLGIWIISLVLWKYSSLGALISFALMPIVVVLGEKSILYLIFTILISSMIYIRHIENIKRLISGEEKRISKNKIKNNNTTTTLLFLIFILIATNVFAGVQSSKTTHTQSLPLLIREGYINIDKGQAEEAYRIGVSAKELSPDYAPAYFLTAKSLRKMSKFAPAFSEYIDGIKVSFKDFRTLYNITGTVFLFLTITILFTSFSILLAWMIRILPVFYHTFRETTSNYIEGYLRPLFLGFVVVFPAVLGIGWFVIFWIICLWIYLNKRERITAVLILIFLLSLPILLKYNAGYLNNHNNITLQGLIAADNGIGDTTLIMKLKEQYAAMPDNTYLPLSIAALISKEGDINGAIEYYRKILVSDNEGVKTTALNNIGNLYFESGDHDKAIEYYKAAAKETSISAIPSYNLSLAYREKLMFEEADKAYNTARGINLKDTEKFSGISSKGGSSVVDYPISKSDLWSVALRPTEESKMWEQDVLHGIFRISGDRFPFLGVSLLIFITVLSYVKPRTPMAYYCPECRRIVCGLCKGSRVFGSICMECRKKGEKEEITETGLDKRFSFLLPGIWHIYRGNTFFGIIVNLIFFMGLLCFLSGNLYDIRFSAYIIPHKIYLVGLFLIIVSYVMIFLNFKYIRMRFK, encoded by the coding sequence ATGAATAGTTATTTTATTAAAATATTGCTTACAGTGGTCAGCTATTTTACCGGTGCGATCCCATTCGGCCTTATAATATCTATGTTCATGGGTGCCGGTGATATACGGAAGATGGGCAGTGGGAATATCGGTGCTACCAATGTCCTTAGAACCACAGGTAAACTCGGCGGTGCTATTACATTATTACTGGATGCGTTAAAAGGATTTATACCGGTACTTATTGCAAGGCAATTATGGGGAATAGATTCATGGACACTTGTTATCGCATTTGCCGCTGTGATAGGTCATAACTTTCCCGTATACCTGAAATTTAAAGGGGGTAAAGGGGTTGCAACGAGTTATGGTGTTTTGTTTGCACTGTGGCCTTATGCAGGGTTTATCACACTTGGTATTTGGATAATCAGTCTGGTTTTATGGAAATATTCATCCCTTGGCGCCTTGATTTCTTTTGCATTAATGCCGATCGTAGTCGTCTTAGGAGAAAAATCCATACTGTACTTGATTTTTACAATCCTGATTTCATCAATGATTTATATTCGCCATATTGAAAACATAAAGAGACTTATCAGCGGGGAAGAAAAGCGGATAAGTAAGAATAAGATTAAGAATAATAACACTACAACTACCTTACTTTTTCTTATCTTTATCCTTATTGCAACTAATGTTTTTGCTGGGGTTCAATCATCAAAAACAACGCATACACAATCACTGCCGCTTCTCATCAGGGAAGGCTACATAAATATTGATAAAGGACAGGCAGAAGAGGCTTACAGGATTGGAGTCAGTGCAAAAGAATTATCCCCTGATTATGCCCCTGCATATTTTCTTACTGCAAAATCTCTCAGGAAGATGTCAAAGTTTGCCCCTGCATTTTCAGAATATATAGATGGGATCAAGGTCTCTTTTAAGGACTTCCGGACACTTTATAACATTACCGGCACGGTTTTCCTTTTCCTGACGATTACTATCCTATTCACATCTTTTTCTATTTTGCTCGCATGGATGATACGTATCCTGCCTGTTTTTTATCATACCTTCAGGGAAACTACATCTAACTATATTGAAGGTTATCTGCGTCCCCTGTTTTTAGGTTTTGTTGTTGTTTTTCCCGCAGTATTGGGAATAGGATGGTTTGTAATATTCTGGATTATCTGCCTCTGGATTTATTTGAACAAGAGAGAAAGAATAACTGCGGTACTTATCCTGATATTTTTATTATCCCTTCCAATACTGCTTAAATATAATGCCGGTTATCTTAATAATCATAACAATATAACCTTACAGGGTTTGATTGCAGCAGACAACGGCATCGGGGACACTACCCTTATTATGAAACTTAAAGAACAATACGCAGCTATGCCTGATAATACTTACCTGCCGCTAAGTATCGCCGCTTTAATTAGTAAAGAAGGTGACATTAACGGGGCAATTGAATACTACAGGAAAATTCTTGTTTCTGACAATGAGGGCGTTAAGACTACAGCCTTGAATAATATCGGCAATCTTTATTTTGAATCAGGTGACCATGATAAGGCAATTGAGTATTACAAGGCCGCGGCTAAAGAGACATCAATATCTGCCATACCCTCATACAATCTTAGTCTCGCATACCGTGAGAAATTGATGTTTGAAGAGGCTGATAAGGCATATAACACTGCACGAGGTATCAATCTCAAGGACACAGAAAAGTTTTCAGGTATTTCTTCAAAAGGCGGAAGTAGTGTAGTAGATTATCCAATAAGTAAAAGCGACCTGTGGTCTGTTGCACTGCGTCCTACAGAAGAATCAAAGATGTGGGAGCAGGATGTCCTGCATGGGATATTCAGAATATCCGGGGACAGATTCCCGTTTCTTGGTGTCAGTCTACTTATATTTATTACTGTATTATCTTATGTTAAACCAAGGACCCCAATGGCCTACTATTGTCCTGAGTGCAGACGGATTGTTTGCGGGTTATGTAAAGGGTCAAGGGTCTTTGGGAGTATATGCATGGAGTGCAGGAAGAAAGGGGAGAAAGAAGAAATAACTGAAACAGGTCTTGATAAACGATTTTCATTTCTTCTACCAGGGATTTGGCATATCTACAGGGGAAATACATTCTTCGGCATTATTGTAAATCTAATTTTCTTTATGGGTCTTTTATGTTTTTTATCCGGTAATTTATATGACATAAGATTCTCAGCCTATATTATCCCGCATAAGATTTACCTTGTAGGATTGTTTCTCATAATTGTTTCTTATGTAATGATATTCTTAAACTTCAAATATATAAGGATGCGTTTTAAATAA
- the pgsA gene encoding CDP-diacylglycerol--glycerol-3-phosphate 3-phosphatidyltransferase, which yields MNLPNILSIIRILLIPFFIIVFNTPTSDRSFWAALVFSVASITDWFDGYLARKWGQVTLSGKFLDPVADKLLVLSALVMLVEFGRVASWIAILIIGRELAITGLRAIASSVGVVIEARDIGKYKTVVQIFAIILLVLGYPVIIAGETIDFHFIGTVGLWFAAILSLISAFEYFYRFWSNFNKDKDIV from the coding sequence TTGAATCTCCCGAATATCCTTTCGATTATTCGAATATTATTAATCCCTTTTTTTATAATTGTATTTAATACCCCTACATCTGATCGTTCTTTTTGGGCGGCCCTGGTTTTTTCAGTTGCCTCAATAACCGACTGGTTTGATGGTTATTTAGCAAGAAAATGGGGACAGGTTACTCTCTCCGGCAAATTCCTTGACCCGGTTGCAGATAAACTTCTTGTTCTATCAGCGCTTGTTATGCTTGTAGAGTTCGGAAGGGTTGCATCATGGATTGCGATCCTGATAATTGGAAGGGAGCTTGCAATAACCGGATTAAGGGCAATAGCCTCCTCTGTAGGGGTTGTTATTGAGGCAAGAGATATCGGGAAGTATAAAACAGTTGTTCAGATTTTCGCAATAATTCTTCTTGTTCTCGGCTATCCTGTTATAATAGCCGGAGAAACCATTGATTTCCACTTTATTGGAACTGTAGGCCTCTGGTTTGCCGCAATATTATCCCTCATCTCGGCCTTTGAATATTTTTACAGATTCTGGAGTAATTTTAACAAGGATAAAGATATTGTATAA
- a CDS encoding HAD-IIIA family hydrolase translates to MKDLEILKHKVQNIKFLLLDVDGILTDGRIFIDSNGNELKAFHIHDGHGIYLLRKAGIDVGIISGRYSKSVEYRAKELKIEEVHLGIHDKVGVYNEIKSRFNLTDEEFAFMGDDLIDIPLLKIIGLSATASDAIDGVKEITDMVTERRGGEGAVREVIDFILKMKERN, encoded by the coding sequence ATGAAAGATTTAGAGATACTTAAACATAAGGTCCAAAACATAAAATTCCTCCTCCTTGATGTTGACGGTATACTTACCGACGGCAGGATATTTATTGATAGTAATGGGAATGAGTTAAAGGCATTTCATATACATGACGGCCATGGGATTTATCTGTTGAGAAAGGCGGGTATTGATGTTGGAATAATATCAGGCAGATACTCCAAATCAGTTGAGTACAGGGCAAAAGAACTGAAGATTGAAGAGGTACATCTGGGGATTCATGACAAGGTCGGCGTGTACAATGAGATTAAATCAAGGTTTAACTTAACAGATGAGGAATTTGCCTTTATGGGTGATGACCTGATTGATATTCCTCTCCTTAAGATTATTGGTCTTTCTGCTACGGCATCTGATGCCATTGATGGAGTAAAAGAGATAACAGATATGGTAACGGAGAGAAGGGGAGGGGAGGGGGCAGTACGTGAGGTAATAGACTTCATTCTAAAGATGAAGGAAAGAAATTGA
- a CDS encoding KpsF/GutQ family sugar-phosphate isomerase — translation MSIEIGKRVLAIEARAIEDLIGRLDKEFSKAVDTLFACDGRVVVTGMGKSGLIGKKISATFASTGTPSFFLHPAEGIHGDIGMVMRDDVVLAISNSGETDEIVALLPTFKRMNLRLICLTGRNNSTLSRNSDVTLDVSVKEEACPMNLVPTASTTVTLAMGDALAIALLEKRGFKEDDFALFHPGGALGRRLLLKVENIMHKNPDVPTIHEDSFMKDVICEMTSRKLGMTTVVDNVNKFAGIITDGDLRRLLERWTGNEKDLFKLTAKEVMTKNPKTIAKDSLAVSAVQLMEKYSITSLVILSEDRTVEGVIHLHDLLRKGIV, via the coding sequence ATGAGTATAGAGATTGGTAAACGGGTTCTGGCGATTGAGGCGAGGGCGATTGAGGATTTGATTGGCAGGCTTGATAAGGAGTTTTCAAAGGCGGTTGATACGCTTTTCGCGTGTGATGGCAGGGTGGTTGTTACCGGTATGGGTAAGTCCGGCCTCATCGGTAAGAAGATAAGTGCTACGTTTGCAAGTACAGGCACACCATCCTTTTTTCTCCATCCGGCAGAGGGTATTCATGGAGATATTGGAATGGTTATGCGGGATGATGTAGTACTTGCTATTTCTAACAGTGGTGAAACGGATGAGATTGTTGCACTCCTTCCAACATTCAAACGTATGAATCTGAGGCTGATATGTTTGACCGGCAGGAACAACTCAACACTATCAAGAAACAGTGACGTAACACTTGACGTAAGTGTTAAGGAAGAGGCATGTCCGATGAACCTTGTCCCTACTGCAAGTACAACTGTTACACTTGCTATGGGTGATGCACTTGCAATAGCCCTGCTTGAGAAGAGGGGGTTTAAAGAGGACGATTTTGCACTATTTCATCCGGGTGGTGCACTTGGAAGAAGGCTTCTGTTGAAAGTTGAGAACATTATGCACAAGAATCCTGATGTCCCGACTATTCATGAAGACAGTTTTATGAAGGATGTAATCTGCGAGATGACATCACGGAAACTTGGAATGACTACTGTAGTGGACAATGTTAATAAGTTTGCAGGGATTATAACTGATGGAGATTTGCGAAGACTGCTTGAGAGGTGGACAGGAAATGAAAAAGACCTGTTCAAGCTTACTGCAAAAGAGGTGATGACAAAGAATCCCAAGACCATTGCAAAAGATTCCCTTGCAGTATCTGCTGTACAACTTATGGAAAAATATTCAATAACCTCCCTTGTAATTCTGAGTGAGGACAGGACAGTTGAAGGCGTGATCCATCTGCATGATTTGCTGAGGAAGGGAATCGTTTAA
- the kdsA gene encoding 3-deoxy-8-phosphooctulonate synthase: MNMQVNIKELFQTTQSPLFFIAGPCVIEDEGMVLETASELRKISEFHNVPVIFKASYDKANRTSVSSYRGPGIEEGLRILEKVKVKTGLPLLTDIHHPEEAARVKDIIDIIQIPAFLCRQTDILIAAALTGNAVNIKKGQFLSPWDMKNVVEKIESTGNKNIILTERGTMFGYNNLVVDMRAISVMKSFGYPVVFDATHSVQLPGGVGNASGGQSEFITPLSRAAVAAGCRGIFMEVHPDPSKALSDKATQFPLKDTGKFMLDMTGLGNFIRMREELF, encoded by the coding sequence ATGAATATGCAGGTAAATATAAAAGAACTTTTTCAAACAACTCAATCACCGTTATTCTTCATCGCCGGCCCGTGTGTTATTGAAGATGAGGGGATGGTTTTGGAGACTGCCTCGGAACTGAGGAAGATTTCTGAATTTCATAATGTGCCGGTTATATTTAAGGCATCTTATGACAAGGCCAACAGGACTTCTGTTTCATCATACAGGGGGCCGGGTATTGAAGAGGGGCTAAGGATTCTTGAGAAGGTAAAAGTTAAGACCGGCCTGCCTTTGCTGACCGACATACATCACCCTGAAGAGGCCGCAAGGGTTAAAGATATTATAGACATAATCCAGATACCTGCATTCCTGTGCAGGCAGACTGATATTTTGATTGCGGCTGCCTTAACCGGAAATGCGGTAAACATTAAAAAGGGCCAGTTTCTTTCACCCTGGGACATGAAGAATGTTGTTGAGAAGATCGAGTCAACAGGAAATAAAAATATTATTCTTACTGAGCGTGGGACGATGTTCGGCTATAATAATCTTGTGGTGGACATGCGGGCTATTTCAGTAATGAAGTCTTTTGGTTATCCGGTAGTATTTGATGCAACACATAGTGTCCAGTTGCCTGGCGGTGTTGGAAATGCCTCCGGCGGTCAGAGTGAATTTATAACTCCGCTTTCAAGGGCAGCAGTTGCCGCCGGCTGTCGTGGAATCTTTATGGAGGTACATCCTGACCCGTCCAAGGCATTGTCTGATAAGGCTACACAGTTTCCATTAAAAGATACCGGGAAGTTTATGCTTGACATGACCGGGCTTGGGAATTTTATAAGGATGAGAGAGGAACTATTCTGA
- a CDS encoding CTP synthase, which translates to MNEKTKFIFVTGGVVSSLGKGIASASIGTILEGLGLKVTFLKFDPYINVDPGTMNPFQHGEVFVTDDGTETDLDLGHYERYTSFIASRGNNFTTGKIYFNVISKERRGEYLGGTVQMVPHITDEIKKCVLDLSDTNDVVIVEIGGTVGDIESLPFLEAIRQFRFDFAKDRTLFIHLTLIPFVKAADELKTKPTQHSVNKLREIGIQPDILLCRTDRPIPSEAKRKIALFCNVEPDAVIIARDVESIYEVPLMLHEDGLDKIILKNLNISAGSSNISVWENIANRVKNPECRVKIAVVGKYIHLKDSYKSLCEALNHGGIANKAGVDIEWIDAEEVEKIGPESFFSNVQGILIPGGFGNRGIEGKIVSIRYAREHNVPFFGICLGMQCAVIEFARNVAGLGGANSTEFNEKALHPVIHIMEGQEGVEKGGTMRLGAYPCVLMPNSLAYQSYKSALIHERHRHRYEFNNEYRDIFIKNGLSISGIYSEKDLVEIVEIKDHPWFLATQFHPEFKSKPVLPHPLFASFIGAAVKQLKAVKSEE; encoded by the coding sequence ATGAATGAAAAAACTAAATTTATTTTTGTTACAGGCGGTGTTGTTTCATCGCTCGGTAAAGGTATTGCATCTGCTTCAATCGGTACCATTCTTGAAGGTTTGGGATTAAAGGTGACATTTCTGAAGTTTGACCCTTATATAAATGTTGACCCCGGAACAATGAACCCGTTTCAGCACGGTGAGGTTTTTGTTACTGATGACGGGACTGAAACTGACCTGGACCTTGGGCATTATGAGAGATACACATCTTTTATTGCCTCACGAGGGAATAATTTTACTACAGGCAAGATCTATTTCAATGTTATTTCAAAAGAACGCAGGGGCGAGTATCTCGGCGGGACAGTGCAGATGGTGCCTCACATAACAGATGAGATTAAGAAATGCGTTCTGGATCTGTCGGATACGAATGATGTTGTTATCGTGGAGATTGGCGGTACCGTTGGCGATATAGAAAGCCTCCCTTTTCTTGAGGCTATACGGCAGTTCAGGTTTGACTTTGCTAAGGACAGGACACTTTTCATTCATCTTACTCTGATCCCCTTTGTTAAGGCCGCTGATGAGTTGAAGACAAAACCTACTCAGCACAGTGTAAATAAGCTCAGGGAAATCGGTATCCAGCCGGATATATTACTTTGCAGGACAGACCGTCCCATTCCATCAGAGGCAAAGAGGAAGATCGCACTCTTCTGTAATGTTGAACCTGATGCAGTTATTATTGCAAGGGATGTAGAAAGTATCTATGAAGTCCCGCTTATGCTCCATGAGGATGGGCTTGATAAGATTATCTTAAAAAATCTCAATATCTCTGCAGGCTCTTCCAATATCAGCGTATGGGAGAATATTGCAAACAGGGTTAAAAATCCTGAATGCAGGGTAAAGATAGCTGTTGTCGGTAAATATATTCACCTGAAGGATTCGTATAAGAGTCTGTGTGAGGCATTAAACCACGGCGGGATAGCGAATAAGGCCGGAGTAGACATAGAATGGATTGATGCAGAAGAGGTGGAAAAGATCGGGCCGGAGTCATTCTTTTCCAATGTGCAGGGGATACTTATTCCAGGCGGCTTCGGGAATAGAGGGATTGAAGGTAAGATAGTTTCAATCCGTTACGCGCGGGAACACAATGTCCCATTCTTTGGGATTTGTCTTGGGATGCAGTGCGCTGTTATAGAATTCGCAAGGAATGTCGCTGGTCTTGGAGGGGCTAACAGCACTGAGTTTAATGAAAAGGCCCTTCATCCTGTGATACATATTATGGAGGGGCAGGAGGGGGTAGAAAAGGGTGGTACCATGCGTCTCGGCGCATATCCATGCGTGTTAATGCCTAACTCTCTTGCCTACCAATCATACAAAAGTGCCCTGATACATGAGAGACACCGCCATAGATATGAGTTTAACAATGAATACAGGGATATTTTTATCAAGAACGGCCTCTCTATAAGCGGGATATACTCTGAAAAAGACCTCGTTGAGATCGTTGAGATTAAAGACCATCCATGGTTCCTTGCAACCCAGTTCCATCCTGAATTCAAGTCAAAGCCTGTTTTACCACACCCGCTATTTGCATCATTTATAGGGGCAGCGGTGAAGCAGTTAAAGGCAGTGAAAAGTGAAGAGTGA
- the kdsB gene encoding 3-deoxy-manno-octulosonate cytidylyltransferase, which produces MNNNAIVIIPARYGSTRFPGKPLALLHSKPLIQWTYEAVKKSAIVTKVIVATDDINIYNAVTGFGGNVIMTSSKPRTGSDRCAEAVEKSDEDIIINLQADEILTGPEMVDELINTLVEDNGIMMGTLKIEIKDPEELNDKNVVKVVTDVNDFALYFSRSPIPFIRDKSDYKSDAKSDYNENPVPAKTFYKHLGIYAYRRDFLMQFCTLPTTILEDLEKLEQLRALEHGFKIKVKETHYNSYRIDTQEDLKQIETTPHPPLSP; this is translated from the coding sequence TTGAATAACAATGCTATCGTTATAATACCAGCCCGCTACGGTTCTACAAGATTTCCCGGAAAGCCGCTTGCTCTGTTGCACTCAAAGCCTCTTATTCAATGGACGTATGAGGCTGTAAAAAAATCAGCGATTGTAACCAAAGTAATTGTAGCCACAGATGACATAAATATATATAATGCAGTAACCGGATTCGGCGGCAATGTAATTATGACATCATCGAAACCTCGTACCGGTTCAGACCGCTGTGCAGAGGCAGTAGAAAAATCAGATGAGGACATAATTATCAATCTCCAGGCTGATGAAATATTAACAGGGCCTGAAATGGTTGATGAACTCATTAATACGCTTGTTGAAGATAACGGTATCATGATGGGAACTCTAAAAATAGAGATTAAAGATCCTGAAGAATTGAATGATAAGAACGTTGTTAAGGTTGTAACTGATGTCAATGATTTTGCACTATATTTCTCAAGGTCTCCTATCCCATTCATCCGAGACAAATCAGATTATAAATCAGATGCCAAATCAGATTATAATGAAAACCCTGTACCTGCCAAAACCTTTTATAAACACCTCGGTATTTATGCCTACAGAAGGGACTTTCTCATGCAATTCTGCACCCTTCCAACAACAATACTTGAAGACCTCGAGAAATTGGAGCAGTTAAGGGCATTAGAACATGGATTTAAAATTAAAGTTAAAGAGACTCATTATAATTCCTACAGGATAGATACACAGGAAGATCTAAAACAGATTGAAACAACCCCTCACCCTCCCCTCTCCCCTTAG